CATCCACTTCCTCGGAGAGGTAGAGGCACTCGGGATCGTCCTGAAGCCATTGGTCGGCCAACATCAGCTCCGCAACAGGGTTGGCTGCACGCAGGTCAACGAGGACCAGGTGGCGGCACAACCTGTCCAACAGTTTGAGAAAGCGCAACCGGGCGGCCGTGTCGGCGGCCCCTGCCGGTCACAGCTCGTAGCTCGGCGTTCGTAGCGATACCTGTCGATAGGTCGATGCTGTGCCAGTCCCCAGTCCCCAGTCCCCAGTCGTCTGGAGGATCGTTTCGCAAAAAAAAGAGCGGTTGCCCAGATCGAAGCAACCGCTAAGGGTTCCACCGGGGGAACGGCAGATTTCAAGGATATCGGACCCAGCGATGCGAAGACGAGGGCCAGTGGAGGAGTGGGCCGATATCGTGTCCTGTGTTCGTACAAGTCAGACGCCGCGAGGCTGGCATCTTCGCTGCATTCCTGGATGGGCTATTTCGCGATGTCTTCTCCCACGCGATGCTCAATCGTTGCACCACCGCCGTACACATCGAAGTCCGCGGCTTTGGCGCCGTCCGTGTACGGATCCCTCGGTCGATGAATCTGTCCACGCTCAGCATTGCGCGCGGTTTCTGCAATGGCGCTGCCGATACCGATGATCGAGACCATGAGAGCGAACAGGGCCGCAGTGGTGCGTTTCATGAGTTGCCTCCTGTTGAGTTCTATTCAATATGATCCGGTCCCCCTTTGGACAAGGATCGTCTGCGCGTGTGCCGGAACGCAATGGGCACGACGGTCGGGGGCGCGATACGCCCTAGCAATTCGACAATGTCAGTCTAGTCCGGCCAACCGAACCTACAGATGACCCTCCCATTACAACTGCAGAAAGCTTTGGGGTGAACTAGGTCTCGTTGCGAGGAGCTGCAAATCGGCGGCGATCTTCAGCGATTACCCATTTCGCGAGCGCGGAGTCGGACAACTGTGTCGCACACAGGCCGTACCACTGGCGAATGGCATCCGCCCAGATTCTTCTCTCGGCGGCTAGCGACGCGAGGTAGAACTGGAGCTCCGCCGGCAATCGGGCAGGATGCCCGTCTTTGCTGCCGATCGTCAATTCATCCAGAGCTCGCTGCAGGCC
This portion of the Cupriavidus metallidurans CH34 genome encodes:
- a CDS encoding copper resistance protein CopE; its protein translation is MPGLLGSAGEPDVDALSSWLRSSNDELPVVTWSKVVALRAHLQCLLAERGKDAWWAHRREGLQRALDELTIGSKDGHPARLPAELQFYLASLAAERRIWADAIRQWYGLCATQLSDSALAKWVIAEDRRRFAAPRNET